In one Umezawaea sp. Da 62-37 genomic region, the following are encoded:
- a CDS encoding DUF2461 domain-containing protein, translating into MEFSGFGEHAIDFFDGIEADNSKVYWDANKAVYQEDVRVPMLVLLNDLEPEFGPGKVFRPFRDVRFSKDKTPYKTHCGGVVEEGRGGGAFYVQIGVEGVMAGGGSFAMASDQLARFRSSVDDDRRGGQLQKIIAKLVKNGWDIRGDRLKTKPRGFDPEHPRIDLLRHRTLYAAKVWPPDDTLHEPGCGDRVLGAWRELKPLNEWCVDHVGVSEKPWR; encoded by the coding sequence GTGGAATTCAGCGGTTTCGGCGAACACGCCATCGACTTCTTCGACGGCATCGAGGCGGACAACTCCAAGGTCTACTGGGACGCGAACAAGGCCGTCTACCAGGAGGACGTCCGGGTGCCGATGCTGGTGCTGCTCAACGACCTGGAGCCCGAGTTCGGTCCCGGCAAGGTGTTCCGGCCCTTCCGCGACGTCCGCTTCAGCAAGGACAAGACCCCGTACAAGACCCATTGCGGCGGCGTGGTCGAGGAGGGCCGCGGCGGCGGTGCCTTCTACGTCCAGATCGGCGTCGAGGGCGTGATGGCGGGCGGCGGCTCGTTCGCGATGGCGTCCGACCAGCTCGCCCGGTTCCGCTCGTCCGTGGACGACGACCGGCGCGGCGGGCAGCTCCAGAAGATCATCGCCAAGCTGGTCAAGAACGGCTGGGACATCCGCGGCGACCGGCTCAAGACCAAGCCGCGCGGCTTCGACCCCGAGCACCCCCGGATCGACCTGCTGCGCCACCGCACGCTCTACGCGGCGAAGGTGTGGCCGCCCGACGACACCCTCCACGAGCCCGGCTGCGGCGACCGCGTGCTCGGGGCGTGGCGGGAGCTGAAGCCGCTCAACGAGTGGTGCGTGGACCACGTGGGCGTCAGCGAGAAGCCCTGGCGCTGA
- the pyk gene encoding pyruvate kinase gives MSRRAKIVCTMGPATSSPEKVREIVAAGMDVARMNFSHGSHADHKQVYDLVRAAANESGRAVGILADLQGPKIRLGRFAAGPVEWRTGDIVRVTVEDIAGTHDRVSTTYKELAKDAKVGDRLLVDDGKVGLVVTDVEGPDVVCEVTEGGPVSNNKGLSLPGMDVSVPAMSEKDIEDLEFALSLGVDFIALSFVRSPADIDLVHQVMDRVGSKRLPVIAKIEKPEAVDNLEAIVLAFDGVMVARGDLGVELPLEHVPLVQKRAIQIARENAKPVIVATQMLESMITNSRPTRAETSDVANAVLDGADALMLSGETSVGRYAIETVKTMSRIIVAVETESTVVPPLTHVPRTKRGVISYAARDIGERLNAKALVAFTQSGDTVRRLARLHTPLPLLAFTPEQEVRAQLSLTWGTETFIVPRVESTDEMVRQVDLSMLDIGRYQAGDLVVVVAGSPPGTVGSTNLIRVHRLGEDDHA, from the coding sequence GTGAGTCGACGCGCAAAGATCGTCTGTACCATGGGCCCCGCTACCTCGTCCCCCGAGAAGGTGCGCGAGATCGTAGCGGCCGGTATGGACGTGGCGAGGATGAACTTCAGCCACGGTAGCCATGCCGACCACAAGCAGGTCTACGACCTCGTTCGCGCAGCCGCGAACGAGTCGGGCCGTGCGGTGGGCATCCTGGCGGACCTGCAGGGCCCCAAGATCCGTCTCGGCCGGTTCGCCGCCGGTCCCGTCGAGTGGCGCACCGGTGACATCGTGCGCGTGACCGTCGAGGACATCGCGGGAACGCACGACCGGGTCTCCACCACCTACAAGGAACTCGCCAAGGACGCCAAGGTCGGCGACCGGCTGCTCGTGGACGACGGCAAGGTGGGCCTCGTGGTCACCGACGTCGAGGGCCCGGACGTCGTCTGCGAGGTGACCGAAGGCGGTCCCGTCAGCAACAACAAGGGCTTGTCCCTGCCGGGCATGGACGTCTCCGTGCCCGCCATGTCCGAGAAGGACATCGAAGACCTGGAGTTCGCGCTCTCGCTGGGCGTCGACTTCATCGCTCTGTCCTTCGTCCGCTCGCCCGCCGACATCGACCTGGTCCACCAGGTGATGGACCGCGTCGGCAGCAAGCGCCTCCCGGTCATCGCGAAGATCGAGAAGCCCGAGGCCGTGGACAACCTCGAGGCCATCGTGCTGGCCTTCGACGGCGTCATGGTCGCCCGCGGCGACCTCGGCGTCGAGCTGCCCCTGGAGCACGTTCCGCTGGTGCAGAAGCGCGCGATCCAGATCGCCCGCGAGAACGCCAAGCCGGTCATCGTGGCCACCCAGATGCTCGAATCGATGATCACGAACTCCCGGCCGACCCGCGCCGAGACGTCCGACGTCGCGAACGCGGTGCTGGACGGCGCCGACGCGCTCATGCTCTCCGGTGAGACCAGCGTCGGCCGCTACGCCATCGAGACGGTCAAGACGATGAGCCGCATCATCGTGGCCGTCGAGACCGAGTCGACCGTCGTGCCGCCGCTGACGCACGTCCCGCGCACCAAGCGCGGCGTCATCTCCTACGCGGCCCGCGACATCGGCGAGCGCCTCAACGCCAAGGCCCTGGTCGCTTTCACCCAGTCCGGTGACACCGTGCGGCGGCTCGCCCGCCTGCACACCCCGTTGCCGCTGCTCGCGTTCACGCCGGAGCAGGAGGTGCGCGCGCAGCTCTCGCTGACGTGGGGCACCGAGACGTTCATCGTGCCCAGGGTGGAGTCGACCGACGAGATGGTCCGCCAGGTGGACCTCTCGATGCTCGACATCGGCCGCTACCAGGCCGGTGACTTGGTGGTCGTGGTCGCGGGTTCCCCGCCCGGAACCGTAGGCTCGACGAACCTCATCCGGGTGCACCGCCTGGGCGAGGACGACCACGCCTAG
- a CDS encoding VanZ family protein encodes MRKHLPFVVAMSLSVIVLFTPESGVPSSPPGTDKVVHCLLFALLAVTGLHARPRWILLALVGYAGLSEVLQALITPLHRSGDVLDALTDVVGIALGWGIAVLVARRLSARASR; translated from the coding sequence ATGCGAAAACATCTTCCGTTCGTGGTCGCGATGTCGCTCAGCGTCATCGTTCTGTTCACCCCGGAGTCGGGTGTTCCCAGCTCTCCGCCGGGCACCGACAAGGTGGTCCACTGCCTGCTGTTCGCGTTGCTCGCGGTGACTGGTCTACACGCGCGGCCGCGCTGGATCCTGCTCGCCCTGGTCGGCTACGCGGGGCTCTCCGAGGTGCTCCAGGCGCTGATCACCCCGCTGCACCGCAGCGGCGACGTGCTGGACGCGCTGACCGACGTCGTCGGCATCGCGCTCGGCTGGGGGATCGCCGTCCTCGTCGCGCGGCGGCTCAGCGCCAGGGCTTCTCGCTGA
- a CDS encoding cutinase family protein: MSPVHSLRPRRKLFGLLAVVTASGITAATVFVMSNQASAVKAPAGTACAAVHVITARASTERPGEGITSAMVSRIVSTSKQTVSRASVDYPATLADYARSSGQGITALTAQLTTQVQKCPDQKIVLAGYSQGAHVVLDVLGGGGGLGLGAATPPISAAVASHVTAVATFGDPRHVVGQAFDVGSATKNGRFPRSAAQLKTLAGFADRIQAFCDSGDTFCDSGFSTVTHLTYMNRVKDTAASFVVGKVGG; encoded by the coding sequence ATGAGCCCTGTCCATTCTCTTCGTCCGAGACGCAAACTGTTCGGTCTGCTCGCCGTCGTCACCGCGAGCGGGATCACCGCCGCCACCGTCTTCGTGATGTCCAACCAGGCGAGCGCCGTCAAGGCGCCCGCGGGCACGGCCTGCGCCGCGGTGCACGTCATCACCGCCCGCGCGTCGACCGAACGCCCCGGCGAGGGCATCACCTCCGCGATGGTGAGCCGGATCGTCAGCACGAGCAAGCAGACCGTGAGCAGGGCGTCGGTCGACTACCCGGCCACGCTCGCCGACTACGCCCGCAGCTCGGGCCAGGGCATCACCGCGTTGACGGCCCAGCTCACCACGCAGGTCCAGAAGTGCCCGGACCAGAAGATCGTGCTGGCGGGCTACTCCCAGGGCGCCCACGTGGTGCTCGACGTCCTCGGCGGCGGCGGCGGACTCGGGCTGGGCGCGGCGACCCCGCCGATCTCCGCGGCGGTCGCGAGCCACGTGACGGCCGTCGCCACGTTCGGCGACCCCCGGCACGTCGTCGGCCAGGCGTTCGACGTCGGCAGCGCGACCAAGAACGGCCGGTTCCCCCGGTCGGCGGCGCAGCTCAAGACCCTCGCCGGGTTCGCGGACCGGATCCAGGCCTTCTGCGACTCCGGTGACACGTTCTGCGACAGCGGCTTCAGCACCGTCACGCACCTCACCTACATGAACCGCGTCAAGGACACCGCCGCGAGCTTCGTCGTCGGCAAGGTGGGCGGCTGA